A region of the Litchfieldia alkalitelluris genome:
CATTATCACCCTTTAACCCTATATAGGTACCAAGTTTGCAAGCAGGCTGATACCGTATTAGCACATTTCCTTTTAGAAGATGAGCAGGACTTGAATACAATTAAAAATTCCTATGATTACTATGAAAAAGTAACAACTCACGATTCATCTCTGTCATCTGCTATTTTTAGCATTATGGCCTCAAAAGTTGGATATGAGGATAAAGCATATGAGTATTTTATTGAATCTGCTAGACTTGACTTAGATAATACACATGGAAATACAAAGGACGGATTGCACTTAGCAAATATGGGTGGCACGTGGATGTCCATCATCTATGGTTTTGGTGGTGTAAGACTGAAAGAAACAGGGTTATCACTAGCTCCAGCTCTACCACTTCATTGGAACAATTATTCATTTAAGATAAAATACTTAGACAACCAAGTAAACGTGGAAGTAGAATCTAATCAAATTCATCTTTCTCTAGAAGAAGGTTCGAAACTAGATGTAAGAATATATGGGAAACAAATAACTTTAAAGCAGAACGAAAGAAAAACTGAAACTTTGAAAAAAAAGAAACTTTAGAAATTACTGGAGGCCTGCCTAATGAGTAAACAACTTCAGGCATTCATCTTTGATTTAGATGGAGTGATTACAGATACAGCTGAGTATCATTTTATGGCTTGGAAAGCCCTCGCAGAGGATTTAGGGATTGAATTTACCCGTGAATCAAATGAAGAATTAAAGGGAATCTCTCGAATGGAATCTCTCGAGAAGATTCTCCAAATTGGTGGAAAAGCAAATGTTTATTCTGATGAAGAAAAAGAACAATTAGCAACGAAGAAGAATGAGCACTATGTCGAGCTTATTCAGAAAATATCACCAAAGGATATTCTCCCTGGAATAGAAGAACTACTAAAACGTATTAAACATGAAAACTTAAAGCTTGCCCTGGCATCAGCAAGTAAAAATGCTGTCATGGTCCTTGACTCACTAGAGCTTAAGGATATGTTTGATATTATTGTTGACGTTTCAAAGATCAAAAGAGGAAAACCTGATCCAGAAATATTTTTAACAGCAGCGAGCCAACTTGAAGTAGATCCTAGTTATTGTATTGGAGTAGAAGATGCACTAGCAGGAGTCGACGCAATAAAAGATGCAGGTATGTTTGCTGTCGCTATTGGCCCAGACTTTCAAAGAGCAGACCTTGTTTATAGAGATACCAGTGGATTATCATTTGATGAAATTCGAGAGTCATTTTCAAAAAAATGATATTAGTTGTGAGTAGATTAAGACGGTACTTACATTTGATTACGTAGTTCAATAAATTAAATACAAAAGAGGAATTCTTATAAGAGGATTCCTCTTTGTGTGTAGATACGCTGTTAAATAATCGCACCATGAAGAATAAAATATTGTTCATGCGTGTGGAATGAGCGAAGAACCACCTGACTCCTGCACTGCGGGAACCAGTGGTCTCGTGAGATCCCGCTCAGAGCCCGCCCCTGCGACGAGGAGGCTCACGGACCACCCCGCGGAAAGCAAGTGGATCGCAGCTCATGGTACTCTCCAACCTAGTTATTTTAAGGGTAGATCTCCCCAATATATGGAACAGTATAAAAAAATCCACTTTACAGAAAATAGGTAGGATAGACCTGAGAATATTAAAAGGGAGAATTGCTATGAAAAATAATAAATTCAAGTCACTACGATCTGCAATTATCGCTATTTTAATCTTTACCCTTTCTTTAGGGGGAGGACTACAGGCACATGCACAAGTGCAAAAAGTTCCTACTGCAGGAATCGCGATAAATGGGAAAATTGTAGACGGGATTAACCCTATTATTATCAATGGAAAGTACTATCTTCCGTTTGTCCAACTATCGAAGATTCTAGGCTACAATAATATCAAATACGAACAAGGAACAGGAACATATCAAATAACAGACGGTTCTACAACAGTCCGGATGACTATGGGTGGAACAAGAGCTAAGAAAAGTAATGAATACATTAATATTGAACCTCCTAAGTGGAGTAATAATACCGCATTTGTATCCATGAATGCAGCAGGTGCATTATTTAATGTCTACATTTATTTCAAACAAGAAAATGGATCTGTACAAATCCAAAAGCCTGCTAGGAAATATGTTGTTCAACGTGGCGATACCTTATGGACAATCTCAAGAGCACATCATACTACTGTCCAAGAACTAAAGGCCGCAAATAATCTAAGCACAAACCTAATTCTTATTGGTCAAGTATTAAATATACCTGGCAGAGAGAAAACACATGAGTTAGAGCCTATCCGAGAAAAAGAGCCTGTACCTAATGATCATCACACAAAACTTAAAAATCAAAGACAAGGAGTTCTTAATCAAGCTAAAAAATATATTGGTGCTGGATATAAGTTTGGAGCTACTCTTGCAGATGCACCCAAGCTCTTTGATTGTTCTTCATTTACACAGCTTGTTTTTCAACAGAATGGTATTACGATTCCCCGAGTGTCTAGAGACCAAGCAAGTAAAGGTACTTATGTTAAGGAATTAAAAGCAGGGGACTTAATGTTCTTTACTAATTCCGATTTATATTCTGATGGTAGAATCGGGCATGTTGGAATTTACATGGGGGATGGAAGTATGATTCATGCTTCTTCATCCAAAGGAGTTTCAATTACAGAAAATGTCTTAAATAATCCTTATTGGGGAAAAAACTACTTATTTTCAAAAAGAGTTATTCAATAGGGTGAAAAAAATAAAAAAAGCAGGAGATAGGAATCTTCATATCTCCTTGCTTGCTGCTTATTTGATATGAAGTCGAAATGCTTTAACAATAATTCCATCATTAGCAGGCTCAAAATCATGTTGTGGCAATCTTTGAAAACCCATTCGCTTATAAAGTTTCATGGCATCTTCCATAAAATCACCAGTATGTAATCCAATTGAATCAAAGCCTTTTGCTTGCGATCGTTCAATACATTCTGTGATTAATCTTGACGCTATGCCTTTACCTCGTGCTTTTGGACTTACTGCAAGAACTCGGATTTCAGGATAATCTAACTCTTCTACCAACCCCTCATAAGCATCTGTCTTTGCAGGGAATAAGGCAACACTTCCTACAATTTCTCCATTAAGTTCAGCCACTATTAATTCCACACCAGGTTGGCTATCTGCATCAGATGATAAGCTACTTTTTAGGGCATTCCAATGATCTAATGGGATAGACTTTACATGTTCGCTATATGCGAGCACTCTTTGTTCACGAATAAATGCGACTTCTTCTTTTAACGCATTGCGTATATTCAACATGGTTTAACACCTACACTAATTTTCTTAAGTATTTTTCATCTTTACCACTAACTAATTGTCGGTTGTGTTCTTTAGTCCAGCCAGATAAATCTGGTCCTTTTGGAAGAATTTTAACCGAAGTATTATCAGGATCAATTGTTATCGACGTATGATAGTGTTTCTTAATCGCATCAAAATCTGTTGTATCGCCAAATCCTGGTGTTTGGTATAAATCTCGAACATAGCCCCAAAGATTAGGAAATTCACTTATTAAATTCCGATTCGCATTAAAACCATTATAATAAGCCACATCAAATCGAACCAAGGTCACATAAAGGCGAACATCGGAATCAGTTATAAAATCACCAAATAAAAATCGTTGCTTTGATAAGTGCTCTTCAAACTTATCTAATCTAGCAAACAATGTATCAAAAGCAGACTTATAAGCTTCCTGGGATTTAGCAAACCCACATTTATAAACCCCATTATTTACTTCATGAAAAATAACATCATTTAGGGCGTCAATCTGATTTCGTAAACTTTCTGGATAAAGTACAGGTGCGTTTTCTCCATGAAAAGGTTCCCAAGTTGTTTCTAAGTAATTGGTTAGTTTGAAATAATCATTATTAACCGCTTCAAATTTCTGAACATCGACAAACAACGGAACTGTTGGTCGACCAGAATACTTTGGATCAGTTTTCTTATAAATTTCACTCATATAGCGAATACCTAGAACAGGATCTACGCCTTTTTCATCCAGAGAAAACTCCCAATCTACATGGGGAAGATGTGGACGTATTGGACTTGCTGTACCTAAACTGATAACATTCTCTAAACCTAGGACACTCCGAACGATTACAGAACGATGAGCCCATGGGCAGGCTTGTGACCACAATAAACGATAACGACCCGCTTCAATTGGTAATTCTCCCGGATTATCACCAAACGGAGTTATGAATCGATTGGTTTGACGCTTGAACGATCCATCATTGCTGTGTTCTTTTGTTTGTTCATTTTGTGTCAATTATAGCACCTTCTGACTATATTTTTTATGTTACAAGATGAAATTGAATTTTCAGAGAAAAGTGGACTTGTAACGTATTTTATTATTTAGTCCTAATCTACGTCAATTAGTTAGACTTACTAAAATGAAATGCATATGGAATTTTTTTCTTATTTAACCTAAAATATAGATTGCATTTATTATTTTATTTTACGGCTATGAAAACACTTCGATTAAAAGGGATAAAGTAGTATAGCAACCCGCAAAAGTTTATTTCTAAGAAAAGAGGGCCCACTATGAGTGTAAATAAAATTAAGGATCAATATAGAGGCTGTTTACTTGGAGGTGGAATCGGTGATGCATTAGGATGGCCGGTTGAATTCCTTAAGTATAAAGAAATTATAAGAAAGTATGGCACTGAAGGGATTACTGATTTAAAAATTACCTCGTCTGGCTTTTCTGAAATCACAGATGATACCCAAATGACACTCTTTACAGCAGAAGGACTTCTTCGAGCGGAAACACGCGGAAGAAATAAGGGAATTTGTCATATACCTACTGTTGTTTACTTTGCTTATCAACGTTGGCTGTATACTCAAGGCTATCCTAAAATCGTGGATAAAGGTTGGATTTATGATGGATGCTTAATGGAAATAAAAGAGCTTCATCATCAACGAGCGCCTGGAAATTCTTGTTTATCAGCTCTTGCAAAAGAAGAGCTTGGTACAGTTGAACAGCCAATTAACAATAGCAAAGGATGTGGTGGCGTCATGCGAATCGCACCAATAGGGCTAGTTTTCCCTAAAGAAATGGCCTTTAAAATGGCCGTTGATTGTGCTGCGTTAACACATGGACATCCCTCAGGCTATTTATCAGCAGGGACTTTAGCATATATAATTGCTGAACTAGTTGAAGGAGAAGAGCTTGAGGATGCCATTACTAACTCTCTATTAGAACTTAAAAAAAATCGCGGTCATGAGGAGTGTAGTACTCTTATTGAAAAAGCAATCGAATTATCAACAAGTGAGACGGCACCTTTAAAAGCGATAACCAAATTAGGTGAGGGATGGGTTGGTGAAGAGGCACTAGCAATTTCCATTTATTGTGCGCTTAAGTATAAAAACAGTTTTGATAAAGCATTAATTACAGCTGTTAATCATGATGGAGACAGTGACAGCACAGGTACTATTACAGGAAATATATTGGGAGCATATCTTGGAATCAACCAAATTCCTAGTCGTTGGGTAAAGAAAGTGGAGATGTCTAGTCTTATCACTCAACTCGCAGATGATTTGTTAATAAGGTATAGTGACAGTGAAGAATGGTGGGATAAATATCCTGGATATTAATCCATAGGCTCTTTTTATGAGACTTCTATTAAATAAAGCAAACACTAGGAATGTCTCTTCATACGATGAAGGACTTTCCCAGTGTTATAAATACTTTATCACAAAAAGAAAATTAGAACTTGGGATGCAATTGCTACAAGAATAAGTGCAAATGGATATGCTGCTGCATATGCTATTGCTGGATCCTCTGAATCAATCAATTGATTCACTGAACCTAATCCTGGTGTACTTGTCATTCCACCACAGAGAGAACCTAACGAATGAACAACACTTAAATGAAATACCCTTCGTGCGATTGCAAAACCAATAATCATTGGCAGGATGGTAATTAGAGCACCACCAAATAATAAACGTAATCCTTCAGCTT
Encoded here:
- the pgmB gene encoding beta-phosphoglucomutase; this encodes MSKQLQAFIFDLDGVITDTAEYHFMAWKALAEDLGIEFTRESNEELKGISRMESLEKILQIGGKANVYSDEEKEQLATKKNEHYVELIQKISPKDILPGIEELLKRIKHENLKLALASASKNAVMVLDSLELKDMFDIIVDVSKIKRGKPDPEIFLTAASQLEVDPSYCIGVEDALAGVDAIKDAGMFAVAIGPDFQRADLVYRDTSGLSFDEIRESFSKK
- a CDS encoding C40 family peptidase; the protein is MKNNKFKSLRSAIIAILIFTLSLGGGLQAHAQVQKVPTAGIAINGKIVDGINPIIINGKYYLPFVQLSKILGYNNIKYEQGTGTYQITDGSTTVRMTMGGTRAKKSNEYINIEPPKWSNNTAFVSMNAAGALFNVYIYFKQENGSVQIQKPARKYVVQRGDTLWTISRAHHTTVQELKAANNLSTNLILIGQVLNIPGREKTHELEPIREKEPVPNDHHTKLKNQRQGVLNQAKKYIGAGYKFGATLADAPKLFDCSSFTQLVFQQNGITIPRVSRDQASKGTYVKELKAGDLMFFTNSDLYSDGRIGHVGIYMGDGSMIHASSSKGVSITENVLNNPYWGKNYLFSKRVIQ
- a CDS encoding GNAT family N-acetyltransferase; this translates as MLNIRNALKEEVAFIREQRVLAYSEHVKSIPLDHWNALKSSLSSDADSQPGVELIVAELNGEIVGSVALFPAKTDAYEGLVEELDYPEIRVLAVSPKARGKGIASRLITECIERSQAKGFDSIGLHTGDFMEDAMKLYKRMGFQRLPQHDFEPANDGIIVKAFRLHIK
- a CDS encoding glutathione S-transferase family protein, producing the protein MTQNEQTKEHSNDGSFKRQTNRFITPFGDNPGELPIEAGRYRLLWSQACPWAHRSVIVRSVLGLENVISLGTASPIRPHLPHVDWEFSLDEKGVDPVLGIRYMSEIYKKTDPKYSGRPTVPLFVDVQKFEAVNNDYFKLTNYLETTWEPFHGENAPVLYPESLRNQIDALNDVIFHEVNNGVYKCGFAKSQEAYKSAFDTLFARLDKFEEHLSKQRFLFGDFITDSDVRLYVTLVRFDVAYYNGFNANRNLISEFPNLWGYVRDLYQTPGFGDTTDFDAIKKHYHTSITIDPDNTSVKILPKGPDLSGWTKEHNRQLVSGKDEKYLRKLV
- a CDS encoding ADP-ribosylglycohydrolase family protein yields the protein MSVNKIKDQYRGCLLGGGIGDALGWPVEFLKYKEIIRKYGTEGITDLKITSSGFSEITDDTQMTLFTAEGLLRAETRGRNKGICHIPTVVYFAYQRWLYTQGYPKIVDKGWIYDGCLMEIKELHHQRAPGNSCLSALAKEELGTVEQPINNSKGCGGVMRIAPIGLVFPKEMAFKMAVDCAALTHGHPSGYLSAGTLAYIIAELVEGEELEDAITNSLLELKKNRGHEECSTLIEKAIELSTSETAPLKAITKLGEGWVGEEALAISIYCALKYKNSFDKALITAVNHDGDSDSTGTITGNILGAYLGINQIPSRWVKKVEMSSLITQLADDLLIRYSDSEEWWDKYPGY